One Tripterygium wilfordii isolate XIE 37 chromosome 10, ASM1340144v1, whole genome shotgun sequence DNA segment encodes these proteins:
- the LOC120007060 gene encoding trihelix transcription factor ASR3-like produces the protein MELEQLSHAPNPVDGHTNGKSTPVTDGRYDGSKAPRLPRWTRQESLVLIQGKRVAENRVRRGRTPGMGLRSSVVEPKWASVSSYCKRHEVNRGPVQCRKRWSNLAGDFKKIKEWESHIREETESFWVMRNDLRRERRLPGFFDREVYDILDGTATGGPTGLALALTPSLVGPSGDVDEQEAEAEPVFDSGRNATAEDSHFSDFEHDDARVTPEKLTPTKDVPPITIAVAAPAPISEKQHQPHPPGFEAPGAANAKQPASNPEMGSTTSQERRKRRRVVTEVEDGTTNLQNQLIDVLERNGKTLTAQLEAQNTNFQLDREQRKVHADGLVSVLNKLADALGRIADKL, from the exons ATGGAATTAGAGCAGTTGAGCCACGCTCCAAATCCCGTTGACGGCCATACTAACGGCAAGTCGACGCCGGTCACTGACGGCAGATATGACGGAAGCAAGGCCCCTAGACTACCGCGCTGGACGCGGCAAGAAAGTTTGGTCCTCATACAGGGCAAACGAGTGGCTGAGAACCGGGTCCGGAGAGGACGTACGCCGGGGATGGGGCTCAGGTCGAGTGTTGTGGAGCCCAAGTGGGCATCGGTCTCGTCCTACTGTAAGCGGCACGAGGTGAACCGGGGTCCGGTCCAGTGCCGGAAGAGGTGGAGTAATTTGGCCGGTGACTTCAAGAAGATTAAGGAGTGGGAGTCTCACATAAGAGAGGAAACGGAGTCTTTTTGGGTGATGAGGAACGAtttgagaagagagaggaggctCCCAGGGTTTTTCGACCGGGAGGTTTACGATATTTTAGACGGAACGGCGACCGGAGGGCCCACTGGGCTCGCGTTGGCTTTGACACCGTCACTGGTAGGGCCGTCCGGTGATGTGGACGAGCAGGAGGCAGAGGCGGAACCCGTCTTTGATAGCGGGAGGAACGCCACCGCAGAGGACAGCCACTTTTCCGACTTTGAACATGACGATGCAAGAGTCACCCCGGAAAAGCTGACACCCACGAAGGATGTTCCACCGATTACCATTGCGGTGGCAGCTCCGGCGCCGATTTCTG AGAAGCAGCACCAACCCCATCCACCAGGGTTTGAGGCTCCAG GTGCAGCCAATGCGAAACAACCAGCCTCGAACCCGGAGATGGGATCTACTACTTCTCAGGAGAGACGGAAAAGGAGACGAGTTGTGACAGAAGTGGAGGATGGAACAACTAATCTGCAGAATCAGTTGATTGATGTCTTGGAAAGGAACGGTAAAACATTGACTGCGCAACTTGAAGCTCAGAATACCAATTTCCAGTTGGATCGGGAGCAGCGGAAAGTCCATGCTGATGGCTTAGTTTCTGTTCTTAACAAGCTTGCAGATGCCCTAGGAAGAATTGCAGATAAATTATAG